One window from the genome of [Mycobacterium] stephanolepidis encodes:
- the pstC gene encoding phosphate ABC transporter permease subunit PstC, which produces MSSQTSGIDPVGVARPAGLDGSVFEEKPQPMSDEGDHQPPAKSTNTATKTVTRPGDRIFSGLAKGSGVFVVALIGLVAVFLILRAVPALSNDDENFFLYNGPWRTDDTAHMQFGVLDLFQVTVFVSVFALLLAMPVALGIAIYLTEYAPARVRGPLSYVIDLLAAVPSIVYGLWGIYVLAPAIAPLALWLNRNLGFIPLFADSPVNIGGGGNLFTGGIVLAVMILPIIAAVTREVFIQTPKGQIEAALALGATKWEVVRTTIIPFGTSGYISGSMLGLGRALGETIALMLILSGTSVAFGWSLFDSGSTFATHIASNASEFNNELEAGAYIAAGLVLFVLTFLVNSAARAVVGGKGRA; this is translated from the coding sequence ATGAGCAGCCAGACCAGCGGGATCGATCCCGTGGGGGTAGCGCGTCCGGCGGGTCTTGACGGATCGGTCTTCGAGGAGAAGCCACAACCCATGAGCGACGAGGGCGACCATCAGCCACCCGCCAAGTCCACCAATACGGCCACCAAGACGGTCACCCGTCCCGGCGACCGCATCTTCTCCGGACTCGCCAAGGGGTCAGGTGTATTCGTTGTCGCGCTCATCGGTCTGGTGGCTGTATTCCTGATCCTGCGCGCTGTGCCGGCGCTGAGTAACGACGACGAGAACTTCTTCCTCTACAACGGGCCGTGGCGCACCGACGACACGGCGCACATGCAGTTCGGTGTGCTCGATCTGTTCCAGGTCACGGTCTTCGTCTCGGTTTTCGCGCTGTTACTCGCCATGCCGGTGGCTCTCGGCATCGCGATCTACCTGACCGAGTACGCACCCGCGCGGGTGCGTGGGCCGCTTTCCTACGTCATCGACCTGCTGGCCGCGGTGCCGTCCATCGTCTACGGTCTGTGGGGCATCTACGTACTGGCACCGGCGATCGCGCCGCTTGCCCTGTGGCTCAACAGGAACCTCGGGTTCATCCCGCTCTTCGCCGACAGTCCCGTGAACATCGGAGGCGGCGGCAACCTGTTCACCGGTGGCATTGTGCTGGCGGTGATGATCCTGCCGATCATCGCGGCCGTGACGCGCGAGGTCTTCATCCAGACCCCCAAGGGGCAGATCGAGGCCGCGCTCGCGTTGGGTGCCACCAAATGGGAGGTGGTGCGTACCACCATCATTCCGTTCGGTACCTCCGGATACATCAGCGGTTCCATGCTGGGGCTCGGCCGTGCACTGGGCGAGACCATTGCGCTGATGCTGATCCTGTCGGGCACCTCGGTGGCGTTCGGATGGTCGCTGTTCGACAGTGGAAGCACCTTTGCAACTCATATCGCTTCCAACGCATCGGAATTCAACAATGAGCTGGAGGCCGGCGCATACATCGCAGCCGGACTGGTGCTGTTCGTGCTGACATTCCTGGTGAACTCGGCGGCCCGAGCCGTCGTCGGCGGAAAGGGCCGGGCATGA
- the pstA gene encoding phosphate ABC transporter permease PstA, with product MTATLDRPVKEPAFHPLSGRRKATNALATVLVSAAVLIALIPLVWVLYTVFDRGFSAILSADWWFKSQNMMTNRIAGGGAYHAIVGTLFQGLFCAIISVPIGIFVAIYLVEYGANSRLAKLTTFMVDILTGVPSIVAALFIYALWVATLGLPRSGLAVSLALVLLMIPVVVRSSEEMLKIVPNDLREASFALGVPKWKTIARIVLPTALSGVVTGVMLALARVMGETAPLLVLVGYSKLINYDMFGGEMASLPGMMLDQRSGSVVGLAESRLWGAALTLILLVAILNVVAKLISRFFAPKKV from the coding sequence ATGACCGCGACTCTCGACAGGCCTGTGAAGGAACCCGCCTTCCATCCGCTCTCGGGCAGGCGCAAGGCCACCAACGCTCTTGCCACGGTCTTGGTCTCGGCCGCGGTGCTGATCGCCCTGATCCCACTGGTGTGGGTGCTGTACACGGTGTTCGATCGTGGATTCAGTGCCATCCTCAGTGCGGACTGGTGGTTCAAATCGCAGAACATGATGACCAACCGGATCGCGGGCGGCGGCGCCTATCACGCCATCGTGGGCACGCTGTTCCAAGGTCTGTTCTGTGCGATCATCTCGGTGCCCATCGGCATTTTCGTGGCCATCTACCTGGTCGAGTACGGTGCCAACTCCCGGTTGGCCAAGCTCACCACTTTCATGGTCGACATCTTGACCGGTGTGCCGTCCATCGTGGCTGCGCTGTTCATCTACGCCCTGTGGGTGGCCACGCTCGGGCTGCCGCGGTCCGGTCTTGCGGTCTCGCTGGCTTTGGTGCTGCTGATGATTCCGGTGGTGGTGCGTTCCTCGGAGGAAATGCTCAAGATCGTCCCGAATGATCTGCGCGAGGCCTCCTTTGCGCTGGGCGTGCCCAAATGGAAGACCATCGCGCGCATCGTGCTGCCGACCGCACTCTCGGGTGTGGTCACCGGTGTGATGCTGGCGCTGGCACGCGTCATGGGCGAGACCGCGCCGCTGCTCGTGCTCGTCGGTTACAGCAAGCTGATCAACTACGACATGTTCGGCGGAGAGATGGCCTCGCTGCCGGGCATGATGCTCGATCAGCGCAGTGGTTCGGTGGTGGGCCTTGCCGAGTCCCGGCTCTGGGGCGCCGCTCTCACCCTCATCTTGTTGGTCGCGATTCTCAACGTGGTCGCCAAACTCATTTCGCGTTTCTTCGCGCCCAAAAAGGTCTAG